One segment of Arvicanthis niloticus isolate mArvNil1 chromosome 5, mArvNil1.pat.X, whole genome shotgun sequence DNA contains the following:
- the Cylc2 gene encoding cylicin-2: MSIPRFLKVTYGAYDNYIPVSELSKKSWNQQYFSLAFPKPPRPGKKRRSLPSQLQNNTAPVIDEEKLGIRRPPLWMHRSLMRISERPSVYLAARKGLPPKPPRFGRGESKRAGTLKPSEKTKKEVKLKKYESEAKEKTASKTDKGESPKPVAKKISKDLQKDKGRLSSESGSEKADGKKGAKASKKGAKGKDSASETGSEKPGVKKEAKATKKGSKDKDSASETGSEKPGAKKEAKTTKKGSKDKASASESGSEKAGAKKAKATKKGSKDKASASESGSEKAGAKKDSKTGKKGSKDKASASESEAGKAVAKKDSKTGKKGSKDKASASESEAGKAVAKKDSKTGKKGSKDKASASESEAGKADAKKDSKTGKKSPKASKEKLVSTSAVKEGEKKDEKPIKQDSKSKDTVTDSASEKGDAKKEETKEEKKEKKGDGDAKEGKKDKKDKKDKKDKKDKKDKKDKKDKKDKKDKKDKKDKKEKKAK; encoded by the exons ATGTCTATACCAAGATT CCTAAAAGTGACATATGGAGCATACGATAATTATATTCCAG TCAGTGAATTAAGCAAAAAGTCATGGAATCAGCAATACTTTTCCCTGGCATTTCCCAAACCACCAAGGCCAGGAAAGAAACGGAGATCACTACCTTCCCAGTTACAGAACAATACAGCTCCT GTAATTGATGAAGAAAAATTAGGAATTCGCAGACCACCATTATGGATGCACCGTTCCCTGATGAGAATATCGGAGAGACCATCCGTTTATTTAGCTGCCAGAAAGGGCCTTCCACCAAAACCACCTCGTTTTGGCAGAGGGGAGTCTAAAAGAGCAGGCACACTCAAGCCttcagaaaaaacaaagaaagaagtgaaaCTGAAAAAATATGAATCTGAAGCAAAAGAGAAGACAGCATCAAAGACAGACAAGGGAGAAAGTCCCAAACCAGTTGCCAAGAAAATTTCAAAGGATTTACAGAAGGACAAGGGAAGATTATCTTCAGAATCTGGTAGTGAAAAGGCAGATGGGAAGAAAGGAGCCAAGGCCAGTAAAAAAGGTGCAAAAGGTAAAGATTCCGCCTCAGAAACTGGAAGTGAAAAACCTggtgtgaagaaggaagccaaggcCACTAAAAAAGGGTCAAAAGATAAAGATTCCGCCTCAGAAACTGGAAGTGAAAAACCTGGTGCGAAGAAGGAAGCCAAGACCACTAAAAAAGGGTCAAAAGATAAAGCTTCAGCCTCAGAATCTGGAAGTGAAAAGGCTGGTGCGAAGAAAGCCAAGGCTACTAAAAAAGGGTCAAAAGATAAAGCTTCAGCCTCAGAATCTGGAAGTGAAAAGGCTGGTGCGAAGAAAGATTCCAAGACAGGTAAAAAAGGCTCAAAGGATAAAGCTTCAGCCTCAGAATCTGAAGCTGGAAAGGCTGTTGCAAAGAAAGATTCCAAGACAGGTAAAAAAGGCTCAAAGGATAAAGCTTCAGCCTCAGAATCTGAAGCTGGAAAGGCTGTTGCAAAGAAAGATTCCAAGACAGGTAAAAAAGGCTCAAAGGATAAAGCTTCAGCCTCAGAATCTGAAGCTGGAAAGGCTGATGCAAAGAAAGATTCCAAGACAGGTAAAAAAAGTCCAAAGGCttcaaaagaaaaacttgtaAGTACATCAGCTGTCAAAGAGGgtgaaaagaaagatgaaaaacccATTAAACAGGATTCAAAAAGCAAAGATACAGTTACAGATTCTGCAAGTGAAAAGGGAGATGCAAAGAAAGAGGAAacgaaggaagagaaaaaggagaagaagggagatggAGACGCAAAAGAGggtaagaaagacaagaaagacaagaaggacaagaaggacaagaaggacaagaaggacaagaaggacaagaaagacaagaaagacaagaaagacaagaaagacaagaaagacaagaaagaaaagaaggcgAAGTAG